In Glycine soja cultivar W05 chromosome 10, ASM419377v2, whole genome shotgun sequence, the genomic stretch ACTTTTATTAACTGATATTTGATATGTATATTTTATACCTGCATCTAAGATCTGCAACTTGAGGAATATTGTCATAACATTTGAAAGTAACGacctgtttttcttttttctttcttttgcctTTGAGAGATTTCAACTTGTACCTGTTTGATTCATATCATGCTCTAGACAGCCTGAATACTGATTCACACCTGTGTTTAgtgcttgaaatttgaaaatcctAAAGACTCGTTACTTACCATTGTGCTCTAGTTCATTATAGTCAGGCATCAATACTTATCACAATCATCTATGGATTAGTCATCTAATTTGCCCTTATATTTTACAGCCACTATTTTAATTTCCAAAGGCTATATTTTACGAATTCATAATCCAAATGAATGAAGATGTAATGATTTATATGGTTTTCCTAGTTGCTGAAGTTGTTAGACAATAGTATGTGTTTTACACCGTCTTTTGTGTGTGTAATTTGCACAACTACTTGTATAAACTTGACACTCTTTGTTTGCTGTGTTatagtttgaagatgatgaCAGAAGGTGTCACATGGAACTCAAATATTCGTTAGAGATAAAGAAGAGGTAGTCCGGGTTTATGGCACATTGTGACATTCATCATGcatcttttttgtatttttgaattctttttataattttgaaactaTTTGTTAATTATGCTATTCAGTACTCAAATTTTCATTTAGAGTTGTGAGTAGTGACTTTTATTTTGCTTGCTAATCATACAAAATGGTTGTTTTGCCGTTGGCAAGTCATGTTCAAAGCCATAACATTTGTACGCAAACATGAGTTTTCAAAGCTCTAAGGAAATGTAAAATTCAGCATTTGTGAAAAGTACTTGCACCTTTAATCAGaaccattaaatttaattgatttataacTATAGAGAAGCTTTAATATGAATATATTAACTATATAAAGTGTTGGATTCAACTACTTAACTGTGTTCCTTGATGAAGTGTAGAGGATGCGGTTCCCTAATTCTCGATCAAAATAACATAATTGAGGTCCCACTGCTACGTGACAGCAAGATAAACCGTAGGCTTCAAAGGTGAcatgaaaaagaagcatcaccataGCAAGTTTGACTGTTGCTAGAAAACGGTGCAAGTATTGGTTGAATAAGTGATTGAAAACTGAAAAAGTACTTATCAATATTGtgattagaaaaaaagatgTTTACCTAAATAAGATATTATTCGTAATTTCATGTTTTCCCACTAATCTTGCGACAATTATATGCTTTTATGGGGGACCTATGAAACGGGCCAATAATGTGGCCAGAAAAATGCCAATTTGGATTGGCccacttaaatttaaaagaaagtaTACATCTTGATTGTTGATAGATCACTTGACTTGATTTGGTTTGGTGAAAATAATTAACGAATTAtctctcaaaattaaaaatttggggGAATCTTCAATCAGtctagttaaatttttttaagggtCAGTTTTGGTCACTAATTTTTTTAGGAACTAAATTGGTATCCATATTCACTATGTAGGGACTAACTTGTGCTGACATACGTCTCAAGTGGGTACAATCACATCTTTTGTGAAAAATGCAGAAGTTACAATTGATAGATGTAGGAGTGATGCACGTAATAGATAATTCAAACGTATAAAAGACTAAACAATATAATAAGTATATACTGGAGATAAAGTTCATTTAGAAGGGTTTATTTTCATAAAGGAAATTAGTgcgaaaaaataattaattctatttGCTCCAGAACTTTGGTTCTGACATTCCCATAATCAATTTAaaggttttaaaaaagtttGTGGGAATAATCTTTCCCAAGAATATAAAGATTCCTCAAAAAGCTATTTCAACAAGGAGATGTAGGTGAATTTTCATTCTCGGACTGAAATGTAGGTGAATATTTAGGTTCTTCTCAAATGTTCAAATCACTTCAATGGTAAAGCTTAGGttcgatttttttattttttttttgcagctaATCATTTCTCTGTGTAAGGCTTAACTTAAATTTgacttttgaaaacaattgtaaAGATCCGTTAGATATCCTAGCTTTGGAATATGATTCCTTCGGTTTCCTTGAACTTTCCTTAAcagaagccaaaagaaaaagaaaaaaaaaagtatttttaagaaAGATCGATCTGCCCATCTTTTATCTCATGCACTTCCAACCTTATCACCAGATCACCATAGCCCCCCACCTTGTCACTTATCACCAGATCACATcctaaagttatatatatatatatatatatatatatatatatatatacacacacacacacacaccttaTCCTAATGCTTACGTATTTGTGTACGAGTCTCTTACACCCTATATATCTCTACACACATGTATTTGTACATAGAACATAATGAGCAGGGTGTAAGATTATGAATTACTCCTATATGTTTAAGGTTTATGctataagattaattatttgaaattaactgcataacaattggatttgaatcaCGGATCGATCCTGATCCAAGTAAAGTACAACATGCGATGTAAAACAAGGGACAAAAAACTGGCTAAGGCATCAAGCATCAGGTTTGGAGGAAGTTAATtcatgcaaaataaaaaaagaggcatTGGTGAAAATAACAATGAAGTGAGAATCGAACAACTAAGGTTGGTTTTTGAAAACACGTAAGTTGTAGTGCTTAACGACGATaacaaggacaaaaaacaaAGGACGAAAGTACAGAGTTTGAATCGGAAATACCGAAGAAGAAGCCTTAACGACCAAACtccgaatatatatatatatatatgcaccatgaatttattgcttcACTTTCATTTTAGTATCAAATTAAGAAAATCGTTTTGGTTAGTTTTTGCATGGAAATGGAATCTTCATTgacgcctcctcctcctcctcctaagTTCCGGTTCAGAGATAACTCTGAGCCGGAATCTCAGAACTCATCGGAGCTGGGCTCCGACGTCGTTTCTGCCATGTCACCGTCTATCCGCCATCCTGATGCCGACCTTGAAATCGAGTCCATGACCGGAAGAGTACTTTctataatttccaactttttctctgtctactttcatttaattaatgtttgtaacaaagaaaaagagagtgtTGTTAACATTCCTCGTATTCATTTATGTTTTagcgtgaaaaaaaaaagaaattaaaataagttgtaAGGaagttttaataataaaattggtgATTGGGTTAATGATGACAGGGCATCATGCATCTGTGTGATGAACTTCGGGAGCTAAAGGAAGCAGCAAATGAAGATTTGCAGAAAAACATCTTCAGCAAATATTCCACTTTCCTTAGGTAATTAACATCtccaactttttcttttttaatgtttatcgTGAACAATATCTACTATATGATTTAGGATCCTTCTTCGAGTATTAGTATTAATTGAATTCCCTAACAATCTAATTAGTTcacataattgtttttataCTTCGTGAAAAGAGTTCTCtttactctttattttttcttcttctaactaAGCATTTTGTCACATGTGACAAGAGAGTGTAAAACATATATGATatgaaatgaatatttttttatttattttttgtttcatgagGAGTTTCTGTTAAAAAATGCAAACTGTAAAGGAAAGTAAAAACATAACAAAGCTATTTTTATCCCTAAATTAAACCTACCCAGCTAtcattcttgattttttttttcaaaccaccCTTGTAATTCCTAACAAAAATGTCATTTCATATTACTTGTTTTTGGTAATGTTTTATATCACTAATTTATACCCTTCCTTTACAACCGTTTTATATGAAATAAACTATTAAGTGATATGAAAGagaaattctttattttaaggGGAGGAAAAaggatgtaattttttttttgtaacacaATGAGGATagtttatgttaaatatttattagaccCTGCAACTAAAAAACTGGATTGCTTGTTATTATTCATTAGATGGTAGAATGGCATAAAATATTGAGGTGATGTTATGCTTTTGTGTGTGTAGAATACTAGAGGAAGTGATAGGAGTGGAAAATGAGCTTGTGCAACTGGAAAACCATTTCCTATCTCATAAAAGGCAAGTAAAGGATCTTATAGATCGAATATATCCAAAGATATTGTCCATAGACATAACCTTTGAAGATCATATAAATTTTGTCCCTTCTCCCCCCACCGAATTGGAAGCTCACATGAATGAATGTTTTGAGAATTTGGATATTCTCATATCAGAAAACAAGATAGATGAAGCCCTGAACCTTCTAGAATCTGCAGATGAACATTGTCAAAGCCTTCAATTGCAACATTGTTCCCATAGTGAGATAATATTATATGAATCAGCAATTTCTGAGAAAAAGTCCATGCTTGTACAACAATTGACACAAATAGTTGAGAATAAAAGAACACCGGGACCAGATCTTCAAAGGGCACTAGCTAGGCTTTGCAGACTTGGTGATATTCAACTTGCTGTTAATCTGTTGCTTAAACATTACCGTTTGCGTGTTGCGAATGGAACAGATAATTTGCGGTGGGCAAAATCATCTTCAATTGAGATATACATGAGGGAACTTGCAAGGTTTGTGTTCTCAGTGATTTCACAAGCGGCAAGGAGCTTTGTGATGTTGTGTGGAGAAACATCTCCTTATGCCTCAGAACTTATGTTGTTTGCATATGAAGAAACAAAATCATTCATCATTTGTTTTGATAAATACGTCAAAGGCACCTCAGCAATAAGTGGAGGGTTGTCTTCTGCCATAAAGGCTGTCAACTTTTCTGTCATGTATTGTTCTTTGTTAGAAAATCAGAAATTGGTGTTGCGGCCATACTTAGTGAAGAATCTCTTTCCCTGCATGGAAGAGGTTCTAAATACACATATCAACCATTTTAAGAAAGTGATTTCTATCTTCTCAGCAAGTGATGCTTGGATTTTGGAGAAGTACCTTGTGTCTGGAGTGTTTGTTGGGGCTGGATCTTCAAGTTTAGCTGTTGGGGAACAACATGACTATTGCTTGTTAACCACCAGTGGCCGGAAGGTTTTGACACTATTGCAGGTTTGTTCTATGTTGTTTTATCGGCAAATATCAGTTTGTTagatgttagttttgttggcaGAGGGGATCGAACCTGCGACCTTTCCCCTCTTCCCTTTTCAGCTTAACCATCCAACTCACATTATATCTCTCAGGTTTGTTCTATGCATTATTAGATTGCTCTTTAATGTAAACTGTATTGCAAAAGATGACTTGGTGGATTTTAATATTACAAATATTAAGAAGTttgttattgtttctttttggtTTACATTATAAAAGGACAACCAttgcatgaaaaaaaagaggagagtctattactatttctttttaatttgttgttgtttaattATAATCAGGTCATTGTGGAAGATATTTCTCCTTTAGTTTCTCTTCAAATGGGGAGTTTAGTCATTAGTGGAATCACAAACCTCTTGGCAGAGTATATTGTCATACTTGAAAGAGCCCTTACTTATGAAACAAGCTCAACAGAACAAGGTAGTCCAAGAATAAAGTTAGCTGAGTCACTACCTCAACAGGTTTCTATTTTGGCCAATTTGTCAACTTTAGTGCAGTTTCTCACTATCAtggtaaaaaatatctttagcaGCAGTGATCACATAGAATTGCAAGTATTGGAAAATCATTCAATTGTTCATCAGCAGCAAGGACTTGATGATTTCCTATTGTTTATTGAAGAGGGTTCCAATAAGTTGAGAAATATGTTCTGCCAGCAATTAATTCTCAGAGAATTGTCTACTTACCACAGGCATGAAATGTTTTCAGCTAGTCATTGCAATGACCAGTTTGATGCTAACACTGTCCCCCATCCAATGCCCTCTGGTATTTTTCAGGTattattttcacaaataaacacttaaaagaCTTTTGATTAAGATGATATATGAACACAATAGATTGCGACACTGGGTGGTTGAATGATTTTTCAATTGCAACACtactaaaattttgaaattgtcattaaaaaatgttactatAACTAGAAAGAAAAGGTGTAGATAGCTATGGATAAATAGTTCCTATCTACTTTTGCATCCCAAAGCTCATGCaagatttatattttgatttaatttgttgTCACTGTTCTGGACAGGT encodes the following:
- the LOC114371052 gene encoding exocyst complex component EXO84B-like, whose amino-acid sequence is MNECFENLDILISENKIDEALNLLESADEHCQSLQLQHCSHSEIILYESAISEKKSMLVQQLTQIVENKRTPGPDLQRALARLCRLGDIQLAVNLLLKHYRLRVANGTDNLRWAKSSSIEIYMRELARFVFSVISQAARSFVMLCGETSPYASELMLFAYEETKSFIICFDKYVKGTSAISGGLSSAIKAVNFSVMYCSLLENQKLVLRPYLVKNLFPCMEEVLNTHINHFKKVISIFSASDAWILEKYLVSGVFVGAGSSSLAVGEQHDYCLLTTSGRKVLTLLQVIVEDISPLVSLQMGSLVISGITNLLAEYIVILERALTYETSSTEQGSPRIKLAESLPQQVSILANLSTLVQFLTIMVKNIFSSSDHIELQVLENHSIVHQQQGLDDFLLFIEEGSNKLRNMFCQQLILRELSTYHRHEMFSASHCNDQFDANTVPHPMPSGIFQVLFLELRKIEQLEEENVFEVNWLMGLLRELMESMFIWVSNNKEILATTEENVSSKTDEAKQFILDVQFLVEIGMYGGYFSSDPLLLLTLMKSTFNSAGLDPFKDVDDDDWAIDAATKTIQKLLEFEKTSLHPKEPAVTIKEESHEHESQINQLAYESNFSEEDDISSSENNVVDTSLDAEKDEVAKHELEVAIDAKMASLDTVFSPGEGSLVERDYYVDSNTSNLIPTSIITFQLEDADFEEAADTKNDELTPTSSVGEVGLNSEEETKSKSDEWPTLI